The Populus alba chromosome 6, ASM523922v2, whole genome shotgun sequence genome contains a region encoding:
- the LOC140955717 gene encoding uncharacterized protein: MDLLHLSQNCLKKLWNGWELRMLMLLSLFLQTILAIFGDRRKYATGFWLRFVVWLAYMSADWVATFSLGILARSQTNSANPNMIPVFWAPVLLLHLGGPETITAYSLADNELWTRRLLELVIQAGVVSYVLYKLWSRDIIIFVAFPILVSGIIKYGERIWAFRLATSESFSAHSNQPNSVSVPCIPMADLYQPSISHRSREVTRVHEARLLYRTVQILSQNLLLGNFDQTITYEIVYISSLRIILHSITFLSSISALISFSIMTLSKNVYSKNDTMISYLLLVGAVLLDCYSSTVFFTSDKAFHIVGRICFPLQAFFRKRKRWSSSMGQHNLISAQTKKPMSKLLEHFMRKWKIPSPVNVNKDLKELIFKQVKDTRSRYDPDTDDFLVLLKLLEERGRNALQSKGFFREILGWSVNSFIASSLGTLLLMNTHKEISMDKLDTLSFPEAQVKAFFYEFLRSPSTMLQKISDQGEEKSALLDGCMLALSLQSLETQDGWANEKKWEMISEVWVEMLMYAASHCGWKEHADALARGGELLTHVCLLMAHLGLSKQCPPAISDDLGARYRRLVNVLETGISDELDARNKWLVDFLKTVVSKYEV; encoded by the exons ATGGATTTGCTTCATCTGAGtcaaaattgtttgaaaaaactatGGAATGGATGGGAGCTTCGAATGTTGATGTTACTCAGTCTCTTTCTGCAAACTATCCTCGCCATTTTTGGTGATCGGCGGAAGTACGCCACCGGATTCTGGCTTCGTTTTGTTGTTTGGTTAGCATACATGTCAGCAGACTGGGTGGCAACTTTTTCACTGGGTATCCTTGCTCGCAGCCAAACCAACTCAGCAAATCCTAATATGATTCCAGTATTTTGGGCTCCAGTCCTTCTACTTCATCTTGGTGGCCCTGAAACTATTACGGCTTATTCGTTGGCAGACAATGAATTGTGGACAAGGCGACTTCTTGAGCTAGTGATCCAAGCTGGTGTGGTCTCTTATGTCTTATACAAGTTATGGAGCAGGGATATCATCATATTTGTAGCCTTTCCCATCTTGGTTTCAGGAATTATTAAGTACGGGGAGAGGATTTGGGCTTTCAGGTTAGCAACCTCAGAGAGTTTTAGCGCCCACTCAAACCAACCTAATTCTGTGAGCGTACCTTGCATCCCGATGGCAGATTTATATCAACCTTCTATCAGCCATCGTTCACGTGAGGTGACACGTGTTCATGAAGCTCGTCTTTTGTACAGAACGGTCCAGATTCTGTCCCAAAATCTTCTTCTCGGCAATTTCGATCAAACAATCACCTATGAAATTGTTTAT ATTTCTTCTCTACGCATCATTCTCCACTCTATCACCTTCTTATCCTCTATTTCTGCGTTAATCTCCTTCTCAATAATGACACTGAGCAAGAATGTCTATTCAAAAAATGATACCATGATATCTTACTTGTTGCTGGTGGGAGCTGTCTTGCTTGACTGTTACTCTAGCACTGTGTTTTTCACATCCGACAAGGCATTTCATATTGTCGGTCGAATCTGTTTTCCGTTACAAGCATTTTTCAGGAAGCGCAAAAGATGGTCAAGTTCAATGGGACAGCACAACCTAATAAGTGCTCAAACAAAGAAACCAATGAGCAAGCTTCTTGAGCACTTTATGCGGAAATGGAAAATTCCTAGCCCGGTTAATGTAAACAAGGATTTAAAAGAATTGATCTTCAAACAAGTCAAGGATACACGTTCAAGGTACGATCCCGATACCGATGATTTCCTTGTCCTCCTTAAGCTATTGGAAGAGAGAGGTCGCAATGCGCTTCAAAGCAAGGGTTTTTTCCGTGAGATATTGGGATGGAGTGTGAATTCATTCATAGCCTCCTCACTTGGCACATTGCTACTCAT GAATACTCATAAAGAAATTTCCATGGATAAATTGGATACATTATCGTTTCCCGAAGCTCAAGTGAAAGCATTTTTCTATGAATTCCTTCGAAGTCCGTCTACCATGCTACAAAAAATTAGCGATCAAGGGGAAGAAAAGTCAGCCCTACTAGATGGTTGCATGCTTGCTCTGTCATTGCAGTCATTGGAGACACAGGATGGTTgggcaaatgaaaagaaatgggAAATGATAAGTGAAGTGTGGGTGGAAATGCTGATGTATGCGGCAAGTCATTGTGGATGGAAGGAGCATGCTGATGCACTTGCCCGAGGTGGGGAGCTACTCACTCATGTCTGTCTTCTCATGGCACATCTCGGTTTAAGTAAGCAATGTCCGCCTGCAATAAGTGACGATTTGGGTGCTCGGTATAGAAGGCTTGTTAATGTTCTCGAGACTGGAATAAGTGACGAATTGGATGCTCGTAATAAATGGCTTGTTGATTTTCTCAAGACTGTCGTCTCTAAGTATGAGGTATAG
- the LOC140955718 gene encoding uncharacterized protein: MDLVNLSLDIEELWNEWQIRSLMLLGLLLQIILTILGERRKYTVGFGGDFLWLAYLAADSVAIFSLGILARSVANSTNPNLIPVFWAPILLVHIGGPGTISAYSMHELDKLLINHLLQLVTRVGVVGYVLFRLRENAFMLVAIPIFISGMIKYGERIWVFKRNKESNNLSRQPSAKLPSIQIEDIIFSFTESSSEVRYLHEARLLFNTSKMLFQNLDLVNFDQEITYDLFSEKKAEEAFHLTEIELGLKYDRLYSKVATVSWHRFIIRSVTFLSSIFALVSFSIMIKSKSVYSKNDRIISYVLLSGVVCLESYSIIGHLFSDWPMIWLIRLEKAFPNLYRTRCFSLLLSFSRKRKRWSRLMGQHNLIRALSKKPVNKLRKKYFPGNWNIHSRVDADKNLKELIFKQVMDKRSRYESSKNDPDTSDLDVLHKLLEERGSNSLLSKCCLPKLGWSVTRVEFSHSLLTWHIATHVCYVDDSRKSGFANHQNCAMSRSLSNYMLYLLVQCPNMLAIELSGTRYTDTRIHLSRLLFIMNTHKEAKNNYISIDELDALSFPEAEVKAFFYELLQSPPTTLKEIRRQGEKKSALLDGCMLALSLQSLESSESLDGWENEKKWEMISEVWVEMLMYAASHCGWKEHADALARGGELLTHVCLLMAHLGLSKQCPPEESDELDARDKRLYDFLGPVVFGNEV; encoded by the coding sequence ATGGACTTGGTAAATTTGTCTCTAGATATTGAAGAACTATGGAATGAATGGCAGATTCGCTCATTAATGTTACTTGGTCTCCTTCTTCAAATCATCCTCACCATTTTAGGAGAACGACGGAAGTATACTGTTGGGTTCGGCGGGGATTTTCTTTGGTTAGCATACTTGGCCGCAGATTCGGTGGCAATCTTTTCATTGGGTATCCTTGCTCGCAGCGTAGCCAACTCCACAAATCCGAACTTGATTCCAGTGTTTTGGGCACCAATCCTTCTAGTTCACATTGGTGGCCCTGGAACTATCTCTGCTTATTCAATGCATGAACTCGACAAATTATTGATAAATCACCTTCTTCAACTAGTAACTCGAGTTGGAGTGGTTGGTTATGTCTTGTTCAGGTTGAGAGAAAATGCCTTCATGTTGGTAGCCATTCCCATCTTTATTTCAGGAATGATCAAGTATGGTGAAAGGATTTGGGTTTTCAAAAGAAACAAGGAATCCAATAACTTGTCACGGCAACCTTCTGCAAAACTACCTTCCATCCAGATTGAAGATATAATATTTTCCTTCACCGAAAGTTCAAGTGAGGTCAGATATCTTCATGAAGCTCGTCTTTTGTTCAATACGTCTAAGATGCTGTTCCAAAATCTTGATCTCGTCAATTTCGATCAAGAAATCACCTATGATTTGTTTTCTGAAAAGAAAGCCGAGGAAGCCTTCCATTTGACAGAAATTGAGCTGGGACTCAAGTATGATCGCCTTTATTCTAAGGTGGCAACGGTTTCCTGGCATCGCTTCATTATCCGCTCAGTCACTTTCTTATCCTCTATTTTTGCTTTAGTTTCCTTCTCAATAATGATAAAGAGCAAGAGTGTCTATTCGAAAAACGATAGAATTATATCTTACGTGTTGCTGAGTGGAGTTGTCTGCCTTGAAAGTTACTCTATCATTGGGCATCTCTTTTCCGACTGGCCTATGATTTGGCTTATTAGGCTGGAAAAAGCATTTCCTAATCTCTATAGAACCCGTTGTTTTTCTCTGTTGCTATCTTTTTCCAGGAAGCGCAAAAGATGGTCAAGATTAATGGGACAACACAACCTAATAAGGGCTCTATCAAAGAAACCGGTGAACAAGCTTCGTAAGAAGTACTTTCCAGGGAATTGGAACATTCATAGCAGGGTGGATGCTGACAAGAATTTAAAAGAATTGATCTTCAAACAAGTTATGGACAAACGTTCAAGGTACGAAAGTTCAAAGAACGATCCCGATACCAGTGATTTGGATGTCCTCCATAAGCTGTTGGAAGAGAGAGGTTCCAATTCGCTTCTAAGCAAGTGTTGTTTACCTAAATTGGGATGGAGCGTGACTCGTGTAGAATTCAGTCATAGCCTCCTCACTTGGCACATTGCTACTCATGTTTGTTACGTTGACGATTCCAGGAAGAGCGGTTTTGCGAATCATCAAAATTGCGCAATGAGCAGATCATTATCTAACTACATGTTGTATCTCCTGGTTCAATGTCCAAATATGTTAGCGATTGAGCTTAGCGGGACAAGGTATACTGACACTAGAATTCATTTGAGTCGTCTCCTATTCATCATGAATACTCATAAAGAAGCGAAGAACAACTATATTTCCATAGATGAATTGGATGCATTATCGTTTCCCGAAGCTGAAGTGAAAGCATTTTTCTATGAATTGCTTCAAAGTCCGCCTACCACGttaaaagaaattagaagacaaggggaaaaaaagtcaGCCCTACTAGATGGTTGCATGCTTGCTTTGTCATTGCAGTCATTGGAGTCATCAGAGTCACTGGATGGTtgggaaaatgaaaagaaatgggAAATGATAAGTGAAGTGTGGGTGGAAATGCTGATGTATGCTGCAAGTCATTGTGGATGGAAGGAGCATGCTGATGCACTTGCCCGAGGTGGGGAGCTACTCACTCATGTCTGTCTTCTCATGGCACATCTCGGTTTAAGTAAGCAATGCCCACCTGAAGAAAGTGACGAATTGGATGCTCGTGATAAAAGGCTTTATGATTTTCTCGGGCCTGTCGTCTTTGGGAATGAGGTATAG
- the LOC118032260 gene encoding F-box protein CPR1, protein MSRIPHEVIHDILLQLPVKSLVRFRSLSKPICSLIDGQDFINLHLNHSITAKSNHSIILKEWDLFAVDFDALSDAVEVKHHPLYSGGGTEVIGSVNGLVFLRRSETNIAVYNLSTRECKKCYVAETKIPRRDLTAGYVYYGFGYDSYGDDYKVVRMAQFVREDGGGDGGGLGCEYEVKVYSLKNDKWEKIEGLPIMLRLLSKPFFHILNRRGYGVFAGHALHWIVPQRRELGIGDCVLGFYIRDDKFFELPQPDYENKGLNFQVDVGVLEGNLCVMCNYEHVCVDVWVMKAYGVKESWCKMFSVQGIKWISAFMFLRPLVYSKDGDKVLLEVNGEKLLWYDWKNKHAKVVRVRGGPRSFRSEMYVESLIRINDSDRIGWKKQQELDEEVEERKTDWNKRDDFLSVGFKLKL, encoded by the exons ATGTCGAGAATCCCACACGAGGTCATCCACGACATTTTGCTTCAACTTCCGGTGAAATCCCTCGTCCGTTTCCGATCTCTATCAAAGCCAATTTGTTCCTTAATCGACGGCCAGGATTTCATCAATCTCCATCTAAACCATTCCATCACTGCCAAATCTAATCACAGTATCATCCTCAAAGAGTGGGATCTTTTCGCTGTTGATTTTGATGCTTTATCTGATGCGGTGGAGGTTAAACATCATCCCCTTTATTCCGGTGGTGGAACGGAGGTTATTGGTTCGGTTAATGGGTTGGTGTTTTTGAGACGTTCTGAGACAAATATTGCTGTGTATAATTTGTCTACAAGGGAGTGTAAGAAATGTTATGTTGCGGAAACTAAGATTCCACGGCGGGATTTGACAGCTGGGTATGTTTATTATGGGTTTGGTTATGATTCTTATGGTGATGATTACAAAGTGGTGAGAATGGCACAGTTCGTTAGAGAAGATGGCGgcggtgatggtggtggtttgGGTTGCGAGTATGAAGTTAAGGTTTATAGTTTAAAGAATGATAAGTGGGAGAAAATTGAGGGCTTGCCGATTATGCTTAGGTTATTAAGCAAGcccttttttcatattttgaataGGAGAGGGTATGGTGTTTTTGCAGGTCACGCTTTGCATTGGATTGTCCCGCAAAGGCGTGAACTTGGTATTGGAGATTGTGTTCTTGGTTTTTATATTAGGGATGATAAGTTTTTCGAATTGCCGCAGCCGGATTATGAGAACAAGGGTTTGAACTTTCAGGTTGATGTTGGGGTTCTAGAGGGGAATTTGTGTGTAATGTGTAATTATGAGCATGTTTGTGTTGATGTGTGGGTTATGAAAGCATATGGTGTGAAGGAATCTTGGTGTAAGATGTTTTCGGTTCAAGGGATTAAGTGGATTAgtgcttttatgtttttgagaCCTTTGGTTTATTCGAAAGATGGTGATAAGGTGTTATTGGAAGTGAATGGTGAGAAGCTATTGTGGTATGATTGGAAAAATAAGCATGCTAAGGTTGTTAGGGTTCGCGGTGGACCGAGGTCGTTTCGTTCTGAGATGTATGTGGAAAGCCTTATTAGGATTAATGATAGTGATCGAATTGGCTGGAAGAAGCAACAAGAGCTAGATGAGGAGGTGGAGGAGAGGAAGACCGATTGGAATAAGAG GGATGATTTCCTGTCTGTGGGGTTCAAACTGAAGTTGTAA
- the LOC118032254 gene encoding uncharacterized protein produces the protein MADNHAISNPSHEHGEFQQPNYQQQLTQITHMLEQLSNRIDVMDERRAREGIRSPNRRGRGQPREDSLEGDQRIEREHIETETFRDLEPRHPRVQQYREDFPRIRDRRIMDNQPIDELTKRIKIDVPDFYGKLDPHAFEDWLTAIEDYFDWFVVAENRKTRYVRLKLKGHARAWWGSVEEQLRLTQRPAISDWEEMKERLKEKYLPIDYEQMMFEEMLQLRQGALTVDQYTDRFHELTTRSRIVETDQQTLARYRNGLRGDLYKEMLIARLINVNEAYQLALRLEKQLQSTSGKRPMLMDLNTGRTSNFPMQKPQTPVNKPRSSWSGEQTGRTRAATEGPQCYKCKGFGHYAVVCPTRDKKLAFICERELTIMNETEEDETTELTQEEEEEQLGASELPSCVIHRVLTGNKKEPHTNQEWLRTNIFHTRLEHGDRALNVIIDNGSGMNVISETAVERLKLKSEKHPSPYRISWVNENNLVSVKHRCLVQFSLGQEYVDEAWCDIIPMTVCHMLLGRPWLYDRKVSYNGYTNTYSFQYQGKKLVLIPLPISDFETTSTKIPVLNLHQFSQALSRDRMLLCVVRREVKQTDGKVPKELTAIIERFRDIMPDEMPHQLPPMRDVQHAIDLISGSSLPNLPHYRMSPAENEELNRQVQQLLDRGFIRESLSPCAVPVLLTPKKDGSWRMCVDSRAINKITVKYRFPIPRLDDMLDLLNGASVFTKIDLRSGYHQIRVRPGDEWKTAFKTKDGLFEWLVMPFGLTNAPSTFMRAMTQILKPFLGKFVVVYFDDILIFSNCLQDHLAHIEHVLTTLKAEQLYINHTKCSFLKKKVYFLGFIISDKGIGVDPAKVQAIQNWPTPSTVSEVRSFHGLATFYRRFIRHFSTIMAPITECLKGRSFTWTAAANKAFVEVKEKLGQAPVLKLPDFTKIFEVACDASHVGIGGVLS, from the coding sequence ATGGCAGACAATCATGCTATCAGCAACCCTTCGCATGAACATGGAGAATTCCAGCAACCAAACTACCAGCAACAACTCACCCAAATCACCCATATGCTAGAACAACTTTCCAATCGCATAGATGTTATGGATGAACGACGGGCACGAGAAGGAATAAGATCTCCTAATAGAAGGGGACGTGGCCAACCCCGTGAAGATTCACTAGAAGGTGATCAGAGGATTGAAAGGGAGCACATAGAAACTGAAACTTTCAGGGATCTTGAACCCCGTCACCCTCGTGTTCAACAATACAGGGAGGACTTCCCACGTATCCGTGACAGGAGGATAATGGATAATCAACCCATTGACGAACTCACCAAGAGAATTAAAATAGATGTACCGGACTTCTATGGCAAACTAGATCCACACGCTTTTGAGGATTGGCTGACAGCCATTGAGGATTATTTCGACTGGTTTGTCGTCGCTGAAAACCGCAAAACCAGATATGTCAGGCTAAAACTAAAGGGACATGCACGAGCCTGGTGGGGAAGCGTGGAAGAGCAACTCAGACTTACCCAGCGGCCAGCAATTTCAGACTGGGAAGAGATGAAAGAAcgactaaaagaaaaatacttaccCATTGATTATGAACAGATGATGTTTGAAGAAATGTTGCAGCTGAGGCAGGGAGCTTTAACAGTGGACCAATACACAGACCGTTTCCATGAATTAACTACCCGCAGTCGAATTGTTGAGACGGACCAGCAAACATTAGCACGATATCGGAATGGATTACGTGGTGACTTATACAAGGAGATGTTGATCGCACGACTAATCAATGTGAATGAGGCATACCAGCTGGCATTACGTCtggaaaaacaattgcaaaGCACGAGTGGGAAGAGACCTATGCTGATGGACTTAAACACTGGACGCACATCAAACTTTCCCATGCAGAAACCACAAACACCAGTGAATAAACCAAGAAGCTCATGGTCAGGAGAACAAACAGGAAGAACAAGGGCTGCAACTGAAGGTCCACAGTGTTACAAATGCAAAGGGTTTGGACACTATGCCGTGGTGTGTCCCACCAGGGATAAGAAATTGGCTTTTATATGCGAAAGAGAATTAACAATAATGAATGAGACAGAGGAAGACGAAACAACTGAACTTACacaggaggaagaggaggaacAATTGGGCGCCTCAGAACTACCAAGCTGTGTTATTCATCGAGTATTAACTGGAAATAAGAAAGAACCCCATACAAATCAGGAGTGGCTGCGAACCAATATATTCCATACCCGATTAGAACATGGGGACAGAGCACTGAACgtcatcattgataatggaagcgGCATGAATGTCATCTCTGAAACAGCGGTGGAACGACTAAAACTGAAGAGTGAAAAACACCCATCTCCTTATCGAATAAGTTGGGTCAATGAAAACAACTTAGTTTCAGTGAAGCATCGATGTCTAGTACAATTCTCGTTGGGACAGGAGTATGTAGATGAAGCTTGGTGCGACATCATTCCTATGACTGTTTGCCATATGTTATTGGGACGACCATGGCTTTATGACCGGAAGGTCTCCTACAACGGTTACACCAATACATACTCTTTTCAATATCAGGGCAAGAAGTTGGTGCTGATACCACTACCAATCTCAGACTTTGAAACAACCAGCACAAAAATCCCAGTACTGAACCTGCACCAGTTTTCCCAAGCCTTAAGTAGAGATCGCATGCTATTATGTGTAGTAAGACGAGAAGTTAAACAAACTGATGGCAAAGTCCCTAAAGAGCTGACAGCCATAATAGAGAGATTTCGAGATATCATGCCTGATGAAATGCCACACCAGCTGCCACCTATGCGAGATGTCCAACATGCTATTGATCTCATTTCAGGGTCATCGTTACCCAATTTGCCTCATTATAGGATGAGTCCTGCAGAGAATGAAGAACTTAATCGACAGGTTCAACAACTGCTGGATAGAGGATTCATTCGGGAAAGCCTTAGCCCTTGCGCCGTCCCAGTACTACTCACACCAAAAAAAGATGGAAGTTGGAGGATGTGTGTAGACAGTCGagcaatcaacaaaataacagtaaaaTATCGATTCCCAATTCCGCGACTTGACGACATGCTAGACTTATTAAATGGTGCCTCGGTGTTTACAAAGATTGATCTTCGCAGTGGATATCATCAAATTCGTGTCCGCCCGGGTGAcgaatggaaaacagcattcAAAACCAAGGATGGCTTATTTGAATGGCTAGTCATGCCCTTCGGACTAACCAACGCACCAAGCACCTTCATGCGTGCTATGACGCAAATTCTCAAACCCTTCTTGGGTAAATTTGTTGTtgtatattttgacgacatctTAATCTTCAGTAACTGTTTGCAGGATCACCTAGCTCACATTGAACATGTCCTGACTACATTAAAAGCAGAGCAACTCTATATTAATCACACCAAGTGCTCATTCCTGAAGAAGAAAGTCTACTTCTTAGGCTTCATCATCTCTGACAAAGGCATTGGAGTTGACCCCGCCAAGGTACAAGCCATTCAAAACTGGCCGACACCTAGCACCGTCTCTGAGGTCCGCAGCTTTCACGGTCTCGCAACATTTTATCGACGGTTCATTCGACATTTTAGCACTATCATGGCCCCCATAACTGAATGTCTAAAAGGAAGAAGCTTTACCTGGACAGCAGCAGCCAACAAAGCTTTTGTGGAGGTCAAGGAGAAACTAGGACAGGCACCAGTTTTGAAGCTACCAGACTTTACAAAAATCTTTGAAGTAGCATGTGATGCTTCACATGTAGGAATTGGAGGTGTACTAAGTTAG